From Sphingobacterium bambusae:
AACCTCCACTGACAGATCCATAGTTATAAACGTTATTTGGCGCAGGAAGCGTTGAAGCATACTCTCTTCTTAAGGTCCCTTCCAAAAATAAATAATTTCTGAAATCGAGATTCAACAAACCAAAGTAAGCATACTTCAACATCTCTTTACGGGCATTAGACGCAGAAAAAATTCCGTAGCTATTGTTCAAGCTAAACCAATTTTCCGTAACAAGTCCATTTGTCGTACCTGATGATTGATCATTGAATTTCTCTTTTCTCGACTGAAAACCGCCACTCACAGAGAAATTAAGATCCTCCGAAATGGAGTTAGAATAGGTTAACAATAGATCTCCGTATAGAATATTATAGATGCCTTTTGCCGTCGTAAATCCACCCGTACTGCTCGAAGAAGAGTTATATGCCGTGGGATATTCGTTGTAGCGCATATCTTCTGATTGCGCAGCCGTTACATCGTTACCAATTCTTCCCCGGAATTTTAGATTTTTGACCACATCCCAGTTCAACGTTGCACTGGTTAACAAACGGTCTTCACGCTCATCGTAGCTATTTTTATATTGATTCCAAAAAAGATCTAAAAGATTAGATCCACGCATATTGTATACAAAAGCTTCCGGACGAGCTGTAGATAATGTAGAATACTTGTACCCCTGAGAATTTTGGTATGCCGATTTCAACAAAGACATATCTTCACTGCGGTTGATAAATCCAGCGTAGCTTCCCAAAACCTGTCCCAATAAATATGTTCTGTTATGCGTATTGGTATTGATATAAGTCGCTACGATATCTGTGCTAATCTTGTCAGATAGTTTAACCGAAGAATTTAAGTTTAACGTGTTTTTGTTTTGCTTCGAACCAGGACTCGTGCTTTTATAATCCATACGAGTTGCACTCAAGCGATAGTTTATCTTATCTGTTTGATTAGAGATCCCTACATTGATATTCGAGTTGTACCCATTGTCAAAAATGTTCTTATAGTTATCCGGTTGTGCCTCGTATCTACGCGTAGAACCGTCCCACCACCTTACTTCTTCACCAGTGAATTTAGGCCCGAATGAACCATATGCACTGAAGTATGGTCTACGACCAGATGGAGAGTTTGGATCGGTTATCCATCCCTCCGCAGTTGCTCCAGCAGAAAGATTCGTTGCTTCGTCGTAACCAGGACCATAGATATTTTGAAATTTCGGAAGAAAAGCCGCTCGTTCTATAGATCCGTTATAACTGAAATCAACGCCTAAACCTCTATCTTTTGAACCTTTTTTTGTAGTGATGACGATAACACCGCTCGCAGCATCAGATCCATAAAGTGCACTCGCAGCCGATCCTTTCAAAATACTCATACTTTCAATATCTGCAGGATTCACATCGAGAAATCCATTACCACGGACACGTTGATCGTCCCAATAATTGTTATTATTTCTCCCGGTAGCGCCACCTTGCTGCTCATTACGGATGATTACACCATCAACAACCAACAGTGGTTGCCTATTGTAGTTGATAGAATTGATACCACGAATTTGGATATTCACGGCACTGGAAGCTCCACCTGGAGCCGCCATAACCGCAACCCCTGGCGCTTTACCATATAGCGCTGTAGCAACGTTTGTAGTACCCGCTTGCGTCAACTCTTTTGGCGTAATGTTGCTAACGGCATAACCTAATGCTTTCGCCTCACGTTTGATCCCTAACGCCGTGACGACGACTTCGTCTAGCGCACCTGCATCCTCCTTAAGGTTAACATTTAATCGATTTCCGCTCACAGTTAACTCCTGTGTTAAATAACCGACCATGGTAAAACGCAGTTTTGCACCTGCGCTAACTTGGATGGAGTAGTTTCCATCAACATCTGTTTGTGTGCCATTCGTTGAGCCCGGTACGGCTACCGTCACTCCTGGAAGAGCACCATTGGCGTCCGTTACTTTTCCGGTAACGGTCTGTTGCGCAAATAACGTCGTGATGCTAAAAAGCATCAACAGCGTTAAGCTGCACCATTGTTTGTAAACTCTGTTCATAGTTGTTGTATATTATTGTGTATTAGTTTCGGATGTACATGTATGGTTTGCTGCATCGCGATGCAGGCACTTGCAATAATCTGTGTATGGGGTAGTTTAGAAACCGAAATATCGGTCAATCGAGATAGACGAGGAATACAGTATTCTTGAATCGAGGAAAATAATGCAGGAAGAAGTCCATCGCCAAAGCCCACAGCTTTGCCGCTCACGATAATACGCTCGGGATTCATAATATGGATCAGCGTGGAAAGCCCCTTTCCTAACATGTGCATAATATGTTTAACAGCAACCAGAGCGACCTGATCACCTTGCCCGAAAGCGGAGATAACATCTTCCAAGACCAGCTCTCCCTTTGCTGCGACAAGAGCCTGCAGGCAAGACGCCTGCCCTTCGACAAGTGCATGGTTGATAGTCTCGAGCATGCTAACCAAAGAAGCCTCCACTTCTAGACAGCCCTTTTTGCCACAGGAACATAGCTTTTGGCTATTGGCAAGCGGAATATGACTAAACTCTCCGGCATAACCACTATGTCCTCTGTACAAATTGTTTCCAATGATCATTCCTAGCCCAACCCCCCAATTAAAGTTAATAACCAAAAGATCCGCGCATCCTTGCCCGTTGCCAAACTTATGCTCAGCAATAGCGATGGCACTGGAATCATTGGCTACCGATGTCGGATACCCTAACGAACGTTGCACATTTTCTTTGATCTTATGAAAGGGTGAGCTAGAGGGGAACGATTGGTTGATACCTTTTTCACTGTCGACAAAACCTGGCATGGTTACACCAACAATGCAATATTGTTTTTTTTCTTCCGGTAAATGCGACAGTTGTTCTTTCGTTTTCGCTATTATGCGAGCAAATGCTTCTTTATCGTGATAGATATCGGTATTGATCTTTTTTGTAGGGACTAGTTCGATATTTTTAGCATCCAATATGGCAATGGATGTATAAAACTGATCTATGGCTATAGCGACAATACTCGGCAAATGATTTTCACAGAGCGAATACCGCATAGCCCGTCGTCCTCCTGTAGAGGCGGCAAAACCGTCTTCAACCAACAATTGTTTAGCCAAGAGCTTATTCAATTCGCTGGTTACCTTCGGAATGCTTTTTCCTGTATATGCGCTTAATTCGGCGACCGATAAGCCGTCGGAATAATACAATTGCCTGATTAGTTCGTTTGTCAAATTCATTGCAGCTTAACAGCCTATCCATTTAGGTAGTCATCATAACTGGCCGTGAAAATAAAAAAAGATATTAAAAGAGCAAAGCTTTTTAAAAAAATTAATAAGTTAATGTTAATTTTTAAATTACATAAACAGCAACTACCTGTGTTAAAAGGCTATATCGACTATTAAATTTGAGACCAAGCTCAAGACTATGTAACAAAAAAGGGGGCTTACGCCCCCCTGAAAAACAAAACCTTCTAAATACTAATTAACATCCCACCAAACCTTTGTCGCCATCCACTGTAATGCATCTTTACCACCTGTTGCAGAAACGGTATTCGCTGCGTTATACTGAAACTCGTTATCGGCATAATTCAAACGGAAGTAATTTCCAAAAAGACCAACATATAAATTGTCTGAAACCGTAGAACGTGGCGTTCTATCCGTTTGCCGTTGTAGAGCCCAAGCTTCATAGGGTTGACGAAAATTATCGATCCAACGTTGCGCGTAAATCAAACGAAGTGCTGCATCAGTAGATAGCGCTGTTGTAAACGCGACCTTTGGATTGGCCGTTATCCACAATAACTCGGTGGCTGTCGGCAAAGCAGTAGGCTTATTGACAACCCATACCGGACTAGTGCGGGCCATGGTCGTCCAGAAATTAACCGAAGAACGCACACCACTTTCGTAATTTGCTTTCGCATCGACTAGGCTCGCTGCTCTTCCCAATCCTTTCACAGCCGCTTCGGCTTTTAAAAAGTAAACTTCAGCCGCAGTGATTAGCAAATCTGGGATATTTTTATCCCGTCCGAAATAAAAATTGAAATTTGAAATACCGTTACCAGTCCCCTTCATTGTCCAATCGGCATCTCGAATAGTGTAGTTATAAGGATCGCCTCCCTCTGTCACACTGACGTTCTGTTCCTTCGCCACCCACTGATCGTTGTAATTGGTTTCAAAGAAAATTTTTGCGCGTTGGTCAAAAATACCCGATCCATTTGTTGCATTGGAATTGCTCATCAAGTTCCAAGCAGTCGTTCCCATCCGTAGATAGCAATTGGCGCTGAAAGACCATTCTCTTGATTCTCCGGTATAGCTTTGCGCAGCGGGGCTAACGC
This genomic window contains:
- a CDS encoding SusC/RagA family TonB-linked outer membrane protein — translated: MNRVYKQWCSLTLLMLFSITTLFAQQTVTGKVTDANGALPGVTVAVPGSTNGTQTDVDGNYSIQVSAGAKLRFTMVGYLTQELTVSGNRLNVNLKEDAGALDEVVVTALGIKREAKALGYAVSNITPKELTQAGTTNVATALYGKAPGVAVMAAPGGASSAVNIQIRGINSINYNRQPLLVVDGVIIRNEQQGGATGRNNNNYWDDQRVRGNGFLDVNPADIESMSILKGSAASALYGSDAASGVIVITTKKGSKDRGLGVDFSYNGSIERAAFLPKFQNIYGPGYDEATNLSAGATAEGWITDPNSPSGRRPYFSAYGSFGPKFTGEEVRWWDGSTRRYEAQPDNYKNIFDNGYNSNINVGISNQTDKINYRLSATRMDYKSTSPGSKQNKNTLNLNSSVKLSDKISTDIVATYINTNTHNRTYLLGQVLGSYAGFINRSEDMSLLKSAYQNSQGYKYSTLSTARPEAFVYNMRGSNLLDLFWNQYKNSYDEREDRLLTSATLNWDVVKNLKFRGRIGNDVTAAQSEDMRYNEYPTAYNSSSSSTGGFTTAKGIYNILYGDLLLTYSNSISEDLNFSVSGGFQSRKEKFNDQSSGTTNGLVTENWFSLNNSYGIFSASNARKEMLKYAYFGLLNLDFRNYLFLEGTLRREYASTLPAPNNVYNYGSVSGGFVFSEAFKINSDKFNFGKLRASYGIVGNDAGIYQANVAYNQTSLQTINGSVPSLTYGSNYGNLNLLPERKYEFEIGAELKFFNSRLGLDVSYYDNVIKNQILNLNTAYSAGATAQIVNVGKLANRGLEISLSGTPIATENFSWTTRLNYSKNVSYVEELPAGLSELVFYDSDQSSLRVVAKNGDKLGDIYVYPRATDENGNLLISDDGLYIIDKTRYEKVGNILPKAIGGLTNTFNYKNYSLDFTIDYRFGGQMVSQPTKYQTGAGLFENTLDYREGGITLDGVNVNTGEKNDVNISAADYYLNTFNWGYDSWNEKGSVFDNSFIKMRELAVSYRLPNTVSERLKLNNLRFSLVGRNLFYFYRTLENLDPESPVGNQWYSQGIDVGSSAATRSFGFSINASF
- a CDS encoding ROK family protein — its product is MNLTNELIRQLYYSDGLSVAELSAYTGKSIPKVTSELNKLLAKQLLVEDGFAASTGGRRAMRYSLCENHLPSIVAIAIDQFYTSIAILDAKNIELVPTKKINTDIYHDKEAFARIIAKTKEQLSHLPEEKKQYCIVGVTMPGFVDSEKGINQSFPSSSPFHKIKENVQRSLGYPTSVANDSSAIAIAEHKFGNGQGCADLLVINFNWGVGLGMIIGNNLYRGHSGYAGEFSHIPLANSQKLCSCGKKGCLEVEASLVSMLETINHALVEGQASCLQALVAAKGELVLEDVISAFGQGDQVALVAVKHIMHMLGKGLSTLIHIMNPERIIVSGKAVGFGDGLLPALFSSIQEYCIPRLSRLTDISVSKLPHTQIIASACIAMQQTIHVHPKLIHNNIQQL
- a CDS encoding SusD/RagB family nutrient-binding outer membrane lipoprotein — translated: MKRFKIKNILYFSLCFGTVFLAGTSCTKDFEEVNKPWKEAQTADVNSLFNGVLSSLELTWNEQSIANSFIYPITQLGTIVGSSGYRMEAASNDLWKDYYEALFTIKFLEKTINESPNPETLTNVKSMLAIIKAYKTFKMTDIFGDMPYSEAARANEGSAYYSVKFDSQKDIYIALLNDLKEAVNGLSTASTQVSLGTSETLLGNNIAMWRKFGNSLRLRYAMRMQDIEPALATTHVQEALALPLLEDMEHVGVSPAAQSYTGESREWSFSANCYLRMGTTAWNLMSNSNATNGSGIFDQRAKIFFETNYNDQWVAKEQNVSVTEGGDPYNYTIRDADWTMKGTGNGISNFNFYFGRDKNIPDLLITAAEVYFLKAEAAVKGLGRAASLVDAKANYESGVRSSVNFWTTMARTSPVWVVNKPTALPTATELLWITANPKVAFTTALSTDAALRLIYAQRWIDNFRQPYEAWALQRQTDRTPRSTVSDNLYVGLFGNYFRLNYADNEFQYNAANTVSATGGKDALQWMATKVWWDVN